The DNA region TCGGCGCTGGTGGTTTTCGAGGTGATGGTGCGGCCGCTGATCCGGTTGTCGCTGGGCAAGCGGCAACCGACGCGGCGGGTGGTGCAGGCGCGGACCTTGGCGCCGATCTCCTCGGTGCCCGGCCGCAAGGGCTTCCTGCGCGGCCAGTTGATGCGCGATCAGGACACCGGCGAGTATCTGGTGCAGGCGCTCGGCGGCGCTCCCGGAGTGTCCTCACATCTGCTGGCGACGCTCGCCGAGGCCAACTGCCTGGTCTTGGTGCCCAGCGAGGCCGAACAAATCCGCACCGGAGAAATTGTCGACGTCGCATTCCTCGCCCAGCGCGGTTGAGTTGTCCCGCTTCTGGTTCGGGCCCAGTCCCGCGCACCCGGGATGGCCGATGGCGGTCGGACCGCTGCGGGTGCCGGCCGGGGTGGTGCGACTGCGACCCATCCGGATGCGCGACGCGGCGACCTGGAGCCGCACCCGGATCGACGACCGTGAACTCCTCGAGCCGTGGGAGCCGTCGGCCGAGGTGGATTGGATTGCCCGGCATGCCCGTTCGGCGTGGCCCACAGTGTGTTCGGCGTTGCGTGCCGAGGCCCGCCGGGGGCGCATCCTGCCCTACGTCATCGAACTCGATGGCCGTTTCGTGGGGCAGTTGACCATCGGCAACGTCACCCATGGCGCGCTGCGCTCGGCCTGGATCGGGTACTGGGTGCACAGTTCGGTCACCGGCCGGGGAGTGGCGACGGCCGCCCTGGCCCTCGGGGTCGACCATTGTTTCCACGCGGTGCGTCTGCATCGCGTGGAGGCGACCGTGCGGCCGGAGAACCACGCGAGTCGCGCGGTGCTGAGCAAGGTGGGTTTCCGGGAAGAGGGCCTGCTGCGCCGTTACCTCGATGTCGATGGCGGCTGGCGCGACCATCTCCTGGTGGCGATCACGGTCGAGGAGGTCGCCGGTTCGGTGGCCGCAGCGCTGGTGCGGGCGGGCCGGGCGCGCTGGGGCTGAGTTGGGCGGGTTCGGCGAAATGCGCGCCGGATTCACCCCAGGGCGGTGGCATCGACCTGAAAAGCCAGAGAAACTGTTACTGATGTGACATTTGAGGCTGTTGGTGCTTGTAACCTGCGAATTACAGGTGTGTAATTGACTTCGGCGCGCCAGCCACGGTTGCGTTGGTCGCACACCTAGCCTGTAGGGGAAAGGAGCACGGCCACCATGCCAAGCATCCCCCAATCTCTGCTGTGGATTTCGCTCGTGGTGCTCTGGCTGTTCGTGCTGGTGCCCATGTTGGTCAACAAGCGCGACGCGGTGAAGCGCACGAGTGACGTTGCGCTGGCCACCCGAGTGCTCAACACCGGCCGGGCTGCGCGGTTGATCAAACGCGGTCGTCCGGCGGCCGGTCATGCCAGCGATCCCGACTGGCAACACGATGCCGACCTCGACGACTACGACGACGACGCGACGGGCCCGGTGGTCGTGACGGCCAAGCCGGCCCGAGCCCGCACCATGGCGGTGGTGACATCGGTCCCGGCCGAGGACGGGCCGGACTATCTCGACGTCGACGTCGTCGACGAGGACTCCGGGGCGCTGCCGGTCGGCAAGCTCAAGGGCGAAGGACTGCAGGCCGAGGAGTTGCCGCTCGAATTCGCCGAGACAGCGCAGGTGGACGACGAGGCAGTCCCGGAGCCGGAATCGGAAGAGACCGCCGGCGCCGCGGCAGAAATGCCCGCCGCGGCAGCAGTCGAATCCGAAGCCGAACCTCAGGCCGAGGAAGAAGAGTTCGGCGAATTCGAAGGCGCCCGAAGCGAATACGAGTACGTCGAGGACACTTCCGGGCTGGAGGCCGAGGCCGAGCCGGCGACGTCCGCGATCCCACTGTCGCGGGATCGTCGCTACCACTCCAAGACCGCCGCGGCGGTCAGCGCCCGCAAGTACCGGTTCCGCAAGAACGTGCTGTCCGGCATGGCCCTCATGCTGGTGGCATCGGCCGGGGCGGCGTTCCTGTTGTCCCCGGTCAATTGGTGGGTGTGCGGGACCGTCGGCGTGATGACCGTGCTGTACCTGGCCTACCTGCGTCGGCAGACGCGGATTGAGGAGCGGTTGCGGCGGCGGCGGATGCAGCGGATGGCGCGCTCGCGACTTGGTGTGGAGAACACCCAGGACCACGATCTCGATGTAGTACCTGCCCGCTTGCGCCAACCCGGGGCGGCGGTGCTGGAAATCGACGATGAGGACCCCGAATTCGAGCACCTCGAATATGTGCCGTTCGCCCGGCAATTCGATCTGCCGCGCGCGGCTGGGCAGTGACGAGGCAATTTTCGATCGGTGCCCGCCGGCTGGTAGCCTGCTAGCGATCAAGGGGCTATGGCGCAGTTGGTAGCGCGACTCGTTCGCAACGAGTAGGTCAGGGGTTCGATTCCCCTTAGCTCCACAGTTTCTCCACACTTTTCGTTCCAGTAGGACGGCCCGGAAACGGGCCAGATTTTTGGTCCTTGGCTCGCCGCGCGGACCGGCCATTTCGCTGCTACTCTTAGCGCGGACTTACACCCTCTCAATCGAGATTTCTGCCTACTACAAGGGGAAACGCACATGAAGAAGC from Mycolicibacterium sp. MU0053 includes:
- the glpR gene encoding gephyrin-like molybdotransferase receptor GlpR; its protein translation is MPSIPQSLLWISLVVLWLFVLVPMLVNKRDAVKRTSDVALATRVLNTGRAARLIKRGRPAAGHASDPDWQHDADLDDYDDDATGPVVVTAKPARARTMAVVTSVPAEDGPDYLDVDVVDEDSGALPVGKLKGEGLQAEELPLEFAETAQVDDEAVPEPESEETAGAAAEMPAAAAVESEAEPQAEEEEFGEFEGARSEYEYVEDTSGLEAEAEPATSAIPLSRDRRYHSKTAAAVSARKYRFRKNVLSGMALMLVASAGAAFLLSPVNWWVCGTVGVMTVLYLAYLRRQTRIEERLRRRRMQRMARSRLGVENTQDHDLDVVPARLRQPGAAVLEIDDEDPEFEHLEYVPFARQFDLPRAAGQ
- a CDS encoding GNAT family N-acetyltransferase is translated as MAVGPLRVPAGVVRLRPIRMRDAATWSRTRIDDRELLEPWEPSAEVDWIARHARSAWPTVCSALRAEARRGRILPYVIELDGRFVGQLTIGNVTHGALRSAWIGYWVHSSVTGRGVATAALALGVDHCFHAVRLHRVEATVRPENHASRAVLSKVGFREEGLLRRYLDVDGGWRDHLLVAITVEEVAGSVAAALVRAGRARWG